TTTCCATCAATTAAAACATCTCAAATACCTAGGGTTTAGGTACCACAAATAAATATCAAGACTCAGTGCAATGTGGGTGGTAATGCGAGACAAAATCCATTTTGTAGTAATTAGTCTTTCTCCTTTAAGATCCCACCTACTTCTTGGAATTCTCAGCATCCTGCATCTCCAATTTCATTGCCTAAAATGTAACGGAAGAACCTACAATAAAAGCAACTCAGCCAGAGATATAGCATGTGTGATTTCTTTAACTAAATTCAGCGAGATTTAtgctttctttattttaatgcTAAATTCAAAGGTGGTTATATACTTCTGACTTAGCTAACTGACATTAGTTTGGCCCCAACAATATGAGACGAGGACAAAAACTCGAAGAAACAATTAAAGCAATTGGCTTCGTCGTTAGAATTCTTTTGAGCTAAAGGGGAAAGGAGAGGAGAACAAAAATCATCTCCCTCTACCCATACTCTAGGCAGGAACAAACTCCAAATgctaataaaataaagattaCACAACCAAGCCaagaaacaataaataaataacagtCCAGCAGAAGATGACAAATTAAACAAACTGTAAAGGCTACAactgaatgcataaaaatgcTTACCATTTCAGAATAACTTAAATCATAAAGATCCTCATCATGTGCCCACTCGTCCATGCTAAACTCAGGAACTGTATGGCAACCATTTGCAAAAAGCCATTGGCCTTTCTCAACCTTCCGACAGTTAGGGCACTGCATCGCACCCTTAACATTGAATGCTGAACCAATGCAGTCTGAATGGAATCACGTAAAAGGATTTATTAATAAGGCCTACAGACTGAATGCAGTTGGGTATGCTCTGGTTTTGCAAAATAGAAAAGCGTATAAGAAGAATCAGCATAAACAGTTTAAGTGGTTCACACTGACATCGTTTATTGGTTGTTGATATAGCCTATTGGAATTTAGTCATCATAAGGGCATGGATAATACATATATGACAAAAATGCATCAGTCAGCTTACACAAAGAAGAAGCATATCATCGAACCTCTATGGATCCACTACTAAACATTGTTTTCctctagaaaaagaaaaagcatatCCCAAGGTAATTGCACCACCAACTCTTTTCCAGTACGAAGCATACGTATCAACTGAAAAGCTGGGAATATCCAAGGAACTATGAAGAAAATACGAACTTGATACATCCATAGAATTGGCCAAGTAGCAGCCACgacatgagaaaaaaattaagggagAAAATTAAGTACAAACAGAAGTAGTAAATGCAAAAGGAAATTAAATACCATCATCAAGTAGGCAATCTACTAACTTCCGCAATTACAAACATATTCTAACCGCCATTCAAACTCAAAAGGAAATATCATGAAAGAGAAAACACGTAAGGAGATGCTTCAATCACAAATCTTAGGAATAGACTTTACAGTAAGCACAAGGTACTATATGACTATCTAGTATTGCCGGGTTACATCGGACAAATTATAGGCGTGGCAGAAATAAGACAGATTAGTCCCCTTCCCATTAGGTCTTTTGATTTCTATGAAATGTCCCGTACATCATTAGCACAGTAACTATTGTCTGGTATAGGCTAGAACGGCATAAACTCGACACTGAATGGGCTCTTCTTCAGTCTTTTGcaaagaaatagaaaacaaGGAAGCTGCCTCAGGGGATAAGAACAGTCTCTATCTCACGACTTAATGATTAGTCATCCTTGGTTCTCATTGACCAAATTAACATGAGAACAAATTATTTTTGCAACTCTGGAAGATACGATATGGGCAAATGGGCGTTCTTATCAACAAACATATCTAGATTAGAAGCAGGACTAGGGGATAAGTTGCTAATGTGTTATAAAATggatataaaatggacaaAGAATGGCAATTCATCGTGCCAGAAATCATACCAATCCTGTGCTTATACTTGACTAGATCAAATTCAGCTGGACCAAGATTGAAACGGTCTAATCAGTTCGAATTTTTTCAGGAAATGAGTCGATCTACTCATCAAGCAAGCTCATTACGCATAAAACTAACTCAGTCATGACACGAGTACTCTAAATTCATCGAGTTAAGCGTGTCATTTCGACGAGGCAATATCACGAAACAGTCAAAGCGGATCTCAGAATTCTGATGAATCATTCATACTGGGCCTCCAACCGAAATTCTAAGCTCAAGCAATTAAAATAtcagaaaggggaaaaaaaattccgaGCTAAACGGGAGATGCTGCAAATCGGATCTCGTTAATTCGAGGCAATGAGCCGAATTACGCAAGAACACGATCAAACACAATCATCTACGGCTTACCCAGGTGAAACTGGTGACCGCATTGAAGCTTAGCCCAGGACCGATCACCGTTGTCAGTGACAGCCTCGAGGCAAATCGAGCATGGGACAGCGGACTTCCCACCGCCGTCGTCTTCTACCGCGAGGTCAGCCTCGCCCTTCAACCCCATCGCCGGAGCAACCAACGACCGACGAAAAACCCTAGCCTTTCTCTCAGGTCAGTCAGGAAATGGGCATGAGCAAAATTCCTCGGAGATAAATTAACTGCACGCCGTCCTCCTCCTCGTTCACGGAATTGAGGGTTTCGAGATGATCGACGCTAAGAGATGATCGGATTTGGGAAGAAGAACCGGAGATTGGAAATTGAAGGAAGGAGCCCGCTGTTTCTTCCGATGGATTCAGAGATTGTATGattattatctattttatttatttatgaattattgctattaattaatcaattatgaTAGTAATATTATAtcagtattattattatgatttaatttaattatttgttatAACAAGGAAGTTGAGTAGGTGGTCGGTTTCTCTGATTTTCTTACCCCGTTGGATTTGGAGAGAGGATTGGCTGTCCGGACGGGAAACGGACGGCTGCGATTGCCGCTGTCTGTCTCGTGTACGGTTGAATTTTGGCTGACGATTGTTGGCCGtgtctttctctctcttctttctttcatatcgactttcattttctcatttttctaatttatatattattattattattattatttatatctcTTGCCTCAACCGAGATCGATGTATTAGTATAGACCGTCGGTCCATAATCTGGTAGAGCGGCACATAGGCTCGAAAACTTTTAGTCCGTCCAATGACATATTTCTCGAAAATCGGAATCGAATTTCAACTGTTACTGTTATCGTCGTTCGGGTACATTTACAGTGATCaatcattatatatttttcgataAGCTAAAGGTTTTCTTAGCAAAATGTGGAAGTTAGTTCTGCAAATCATGACAATTGCTAATCATTTATTCTAACCAACCATCTTTGGGCACTCAATAATGGCAACCACGATTAACATCAAATTCCTAATGCAGTATACGCAAGAATTCCTCGGTTTGTTCCGTTAGTTTTCCTGATTACCGTTGTTCTCCTTATTCGTATCCCGTCCTTCTAACTTGAAGTTGAAGCCAAGTTCCGTGACGGCGTTAGTCCAACGCATTGCACAACGAAGAGCTCGAAATAAGCTGGTTTGGCATCTAAAATTTGACTACCTCAGAGGAAGGTACGACGCAGGTACGTAGACATGGGAAGGATTATCAGCGCGTGAAACATATGCTGTGGAACAGGTCATTGAGCTGTGTTGACCATTAGGGTCTTTGAAGATGCATTTAACAATGACAATCAtagttttgtttttaaaattatttatttacttatttatttatggttAAGAGACTgccataatttatttttttaatgtgagTTTAATATTCGAAAACCCAATTGAATCATGAGTAATCCAATCAAGCTGCGTCGACTCACTAAGGACTAGAACTCTCTCCACgtgaattttttgcattcacaatAGCTCGAGTTCGAGATCTTACTTAAACGGAATAAATATTGAACCGTTTAAACCAACCCAACCTTgccataatttattttaacaCCAACATCAGGTGTCAGTCACGAGTTGTCAGTAGTTACACAACTGGGACATGTTAGAGAATTCATATAGCCAGCAAATGATGTCAGAAGGTAGCACGGTAATATCGAAAAAGCATCACAGCCCAGTTTTGATGATATCCAGCAAGGAAATTTCTATGGCGCGGTGTACCCAGCACCGTCTCGGGGGAGGGAAGAGATCCAATGGAGCTGGGGCACGGCATGACTGATCCAACCCGACAATTCAAGTGCTTATGTTAGCGCGAATCATAATTCCTAGTTCAAGACGGAAACATGAGAAATTGATCGAATGAAATCAAATTCCGAGATGAAATCCCTCCAAGTCCATAAGGACCAGCATTTTCCATTTTAGCTCATCAATTCATGTAATGGATAAGCCCTGATCGCTTGCAGCTTCAACTTGAAAATCCATCCACCTGAGGTTTCAGGACTTACTTGTCTTCGGCTTATTCACACCCAGAGGCTCACAAGCTCGGTGTTTGCAAGTTGAAGGATTGGCCTACGCATAGTAATTCAAGCTTGCTTTCTTCTTTGCCTGTACTGGAATAATGCCTTCGTTGAAGTCCTCGTGGGTCAcagcccgtataagcccaataaaaatttaatatggtatcagatcTTAGGTTATGCGTATGCGTATCTATACGCGGGTGTGCACCCACACCACGCCAGACCCAGTATATCGAgtgcagccaagagtgcgcctcgtgttagtgtccctcctcgcccgagcacggaagatgagcccaGCTCGAGATCAATTGTTGAGTGCGAGTATTTAAGGGCACGTAATAACGTGTAGGCGGAAATAAACCACATGTTGCACATGAGGACGGGtattgaggagtaaaatgagataaatcccacatcggaaaagaaaaggaaaatccatggattaatatatgacttgggtaccaccacttatcagcttgagcttttaagcgAAAATAGACCCCAGTCCatataagcccaatgaaaatttaataggTAGGATGCGGGAATTCGACTTTTCGGTCCAATCGACCAGACTGCATAAGTGCAGGATCCAAGATATCAGCTCTGTTTGTTGCAGCAATCACCTGTTATTATACAATTTTAGGTCAAGGCTCACAGGGTACTCCTAGTCTAGTAATGGCCATAATATTCTAAGGCCATGTTTGGTAAGATGGAATATCTACCCAAGGTATGACCTAAGGGGCAATTTTGTTCTACTCTATTCCTACTCTCTCGTATCTAGTATGATATAACGTGCAGCTTCCAGAAATCACACAAACAGAATAAAGTAGGAGATGTCATCTCGCAATAACATGAATTGACAGGATCCAATTTCTAAGCCAATgtcaaaaatgaaaaggttgCAAGCATGTGACGAAGACTAGAAGGATGTAGATATGAAACGTATATCAAGGAGGATTTGAGACCTTAATCCTGTCATCGCTACTAAAGCCATCAAGCTGGTTGAGTAATTCCAACATTGTCAGCAGCACCTCCCCATCTCCACTTACTTCGCAGCACTCGATAAAAATAGTTTCAGTAAACAGCCAAAAATTAAGCACAGAGAATCTGATCCAAAAATTTCATGACCAGATGGCCACACAACTTCTTTCTGTCACATATTTTTAACTTATTTCTGAAGATACATGTTAAAAGTTGGTGCACGGTAATTGGTAAATACAGCACGAGGATCAAATAAACAAGTTAGTACTGGTCAAATCGCTTTGTCCCCGATAGCATCAATTTCATCAATGAAATGGCTAACCCAATAACGAAAGTTTCGTAAGGGGACTGGAGCAGGCTACCATGAGACAAAAGATCTCTATGAATGTAACAACTACAAGTCTACAAGAAAAGACCTCATGATAGACAATATGGGACTTCACCACCcatcaatgaaatttattGTTAGGTAAATCGGTTGATACATGTGGATTTCTCTTTTGCAAGCTGGAAAGCATCTCAGACAAGCTTTGCTCCATCTCCAATAAACATCTAGAATAGCCAAATGATAATAACCAAGCACATTAGCTGGTATAAAAGACCAACATGAAAATGCGAAATTCATAAGGCCGAAGGTCCCTCATATGTTAAAGACCCATAGTCAACGACTAACAAGGACAAAGATTATTTGATGGTCTGAACAGCTGGATAGTCAACtaattaacaaatatatatatatatatatatatatatatataataattcaatGCTTTCAAAGGCTAAAAGTCGGTAGTTTACTGTCACAATAACAAAGTGAAAATTGATTGATATTAGATTAATACAGCTATACCTGCACAAGCTGAGGGCCAGCCAGCTTCAGGAAGGTTGCGATTGTTTGAGCAGCACAAGCACGAGTCATTAAGGTTTTCCCAGTACCAGGAGGTCCATACAACCATATTCCCTTGGGAGGACAAATTCCTAACTTCTGAAACCGCTCTTTATGTGTCATAGGCAAAACAATAGCCTCCACCAATTCTTGTATCTGTTTCCAACAATGCACAGGGTCAAGAATCTTGTACAATAGATTGTGTCTAGTACTGTTTAGCATTAGCACAGCAGGAAACTTACATGCTTCTCCAGTCCTCCAATATCACTATAATCTTCAGTCGGCTTTTCGTCAACCTCCATTGCTTTTACACGTGAATCGTATTCAGAGGGCAGAGTGTCCAGTATTAAATAACTATCTTTGTTTACACCAACCAGATCTCCTGGTTTTAACTTGTCGGGATGGACAAGCCCAACAACAGGCAAAAATATCGTCTGTACGTAGcaagaagagaaaagagaaacttCAGAACATTATTTTCTATGCAGCGGTTAACAAACTCAAAAACAGAAATACATTTCACTTAACAAAACTGTAGTAAGCCAGCCAAAACAACTCAATTTTTCAGCAAATGACCACCTAAAACAACATTCACTAATTAAGATATTCTCGCTATCTTAAACCATATCGATGCCAAGACTCAAACGACCCAGCTCAAAGGACCTCAATGATGGAGCAAAAAAACTCATCTCACACATAATTCATACATATCTCATAACAGTTCATATGCCATCACAAAAAAGCCAAGCTCACCTGACGTGTAGACGTCTTCAGGACAACACATTTCCATAACTAATTGTTGATAAGCATTAGAAAGCCCTCCATTTCAACCGATTCTCGATGTACTGTCATGTAAGGCAATTTACAATACTATGGGCACGCGGTATGGACACAGCAAACTTGACAACAAGCTTCCTACATGAAATTCCAGCGACTAGAAATTAGAGCTGATAGTAGCCCCGATTACGCATACAAGTTTTGAAGAGGAtttaagagagagaggacgaCCGGAGGGaaggggagagggagagaatcGATTACGAGCAAAGCAACTACCTCAACAATGTAAGTAAGGAAGTTGCTTGTTGAGCTTAATCTTCTCTTGGTTCTCCTTTATCTTCTCGTTGTACGAGTCCAGCTCCAAATTCGTCCTTTACAGCTCTTCCTGTACCCGACAACAACATTTTCCCAGTTGAATCGCGCTGGAAATCCGACAAATTGACGCACGGGGCTCAATTTTGTTATAGCAATTAAACGAAGGGGACCTTAAGGAAGACGAATCTCGTTGTCGAGGAGAAGAGTGGATCTGATGACATCTTCGGGACGCCAACTGGTCGTCTTCCAAGTTGGTGTCTTCGACCATTGCGGCGGCCATGGCTGATGATCTCTACGAGACTAATAATCTCCTCAGACTTGGAAATCATACGGCGGAGAGAGAAGACAATCAGTCCTCCGAGCTCAACTTCTGGTCCAGACTCGAAACTCATGAATCACAGAACTGAAGAAGCTCTTCCGTCTTGCTTGCCTGGGGAGAAAGAAACGGACCTATTGCGTTAATAAGTATATTTTCGGTAGCCCTTTGGCAACAATCATCCGTTGTCGTCCAGCGGTTAGGATATCTGGCTTTCACCCAGGAGACCCGGGTTCGATTCCCGGCAAcggaattttttctttttatattttcgttGCCTTTTAGGACGTTTGTCTGTCTTCAACCGAACGGTGAGTCATTTGTTCAAAGATCCCCCAGGCAAGAGGTCTTTGCAGTTTTAACGAGAATGTTATTTAAAGAACCGATACGGAATACAGGACACTAACCTCGACTAGGCACCATAATATTCTTGGGGAAAGAAACCGGGTCGGCCATCTAGAGGGTAGGTGTGGATGGACATATCGTGATACTTTGTGTATAACATTCAACCTCTATATTACAAAGTCGGATTTCAACACCGCATTTTGTCGGGTGCCTAACTTCTAACTCTAAATCAAAACTTTGACAAGCTCCCCCAGAAAACATCATATATTTTACATTCACAAAAAGTAGACTCCTACTTCGATCTAGCAAGGTCTCAGCAGGCACTCCAGCGGCCGCGAGACATTATCTTCCAAGAATTGCTTCCATGCCTTCAATGGGCCCACGCCCTTGATGCTCTCTACGGGTCTTTCATCTGCAGTCCGACTCATGAACAAGCCTTTCGCTGCGAACCCCATCAAGTCAGGCGGGTCAACAAATCCACGCATCCTTGACATGAATCCGCCTTCGTATAGGAAACCCATCCTGAAGTACCAATCAATGGACGTCCGTTCCTGCTCGCGTCTCACCTCGGAACCTCGTGGAAACACTGATTCTTGACTTTGTGAAGGCTCATCTTTGAGGAATATGTGGCTCCCCATTCCGAATGAATCCCAGTCAATCTGCTGAAGAATTCCCAGAGCACGCTCTGAGTTCTGCACAGACCGGCTGCATAGTTGTATGGATTGTTCTAGTGCTAGCCTGTCGAGCTGACTTTTAAGTTCTTGAAGCCGATGTCCTATCCTTGATGCGACTGAATCATATAATTTCCCCCTAGGGACCCGTTTGGATTCCTCAATATTGAGCAAATCATCAAATAGGATAGGATCCCCGATGAGTACAATCACCTGCAAGCTCCAAGCATAAAGAAAtcagtttttttctttcgtttttccttattggggggggggggggggggggggcagaGTCCTATTTTAACAGCCCTACAAATTTAACTTTTAGTCCCAACTCTGAACATGAGGTTTTTGAACTTCTATTAATTGATTAACCATAATGTCCTCACCGTTTTGCCAATTCCCGGAATCTTTGCACCGATTGGCATGATATCCTGCATTCCCATATGCACAAATGGGACAACCATAGGAATATTGTCTGCATCCAGGACGAGTCTGCAAGAATATGACATATTGGACCATCTGAACAGTAAGAACTGGCTCAAGAACTGTAAGGAGACGCAATTACAAAAATTGCAGGTTTTCCCCCAAAAGGAGAGGCAACTTGTCTACTTGAGAAATAAAGACCCAGAACGAGTCTAAACATCCATCCTATCATCATAAATCTCCATAAACAGCAAAGTGCTAAAAGCACCTAATTTGGTGCACATACAAGAGGCAGAGACACTCATACCTCCCCACGCCTCTTTTTGGTGATCCCAAGGTTTTCCCACCATCCCGAGATCGGCTACCTTCAGGAAAGATGTGAACCCACCCACCGCTGTTTAATTTGGAAATAGCCATGTCCATGCCCTGCATGATCCCAATAGGAGGAAGGAGAAAACAAGAGTAAGATCAGAGAGCCAAAGTATGACCGACAGCTTTCcagtaaataaaatattagatCAAAGGGTGGAGAAGTGCCAATTTACCTAACATAAAGGTTCATTTATACAAAAAATACACAGAACCAAATTACAACTCCGAAGATTAGCTGCTAGAAGATTTTTAAGACTAAGTCTTTCCCCTCCTTTTCTGTTGGTTGACATTTGACCCTAAATTTCTTCTTAAAAACATTCATTAAACAggattatatatttgtttgccTCTTACATAAAACCAATGAATGTGGTACGCCAATGAGCTTACTCAGGATAAATcagaagaaaatttatttaaagtcCATTACCTTTTGATAAATTCCATCACCGCGGGAAACTGGCAGCACCTTTCCACATCGAAAGAAGGCTGAGGCAACAGGATTGGTGAAGCATCGATCAGTGGCACACAGTGTCCATCTGAGATTTTGGGCATCCAAAAGAACATTACGAGGAAGAACGGATGCAATAACAAATGGATCGTCCACAGAAGCAACATGATTGCTGACCTGCAGAACACATGAATGAGATGCCAAAAGAATGGATAACCATATATAGAATGTTAAAAAAGCTAGCTCATCTTGAGGAGCATGTCCTCTGGCATACCGTCAGCAGTGGCTTTCCCTTCGGTCTATTTAACAATGCATCATGTAATTTCTCAGCACCATAAACCTATCGCCAGAAATGA
Above is a window of Punica granatum isolate Tunisia-2019 chromosome 7, ASM765513v2, whole genome shotgun sequence DNA encoding:
- the LOC116214610 gene encoding tafazzin isoform X2, yielding MLQAVAVPVIGSVCHVFMHGLNSVQVYGAEKLHDALLNRPKGKPLLTVSNHVASVDDPFVIASVLPRNVLLDAQNLRWTLCATDRCFTNPVASAFFRCGKVLPVSRGDGIYQKGMDMAISKLNSGGWVHIFPEGSRSRDGGKTLGSPKRGVGRLVLDADNIPMVVPFVHMGMQDIMPIGAKIPGIGKTVIVLIGDPILFDDLLNIEESKRVPRGKLYDSVASRIGHRLQELKSQLDRLALEQSIQLCSRSVQNSERALGILQQIDWDSFGMGSHIFLKDEPSQSQESVFPRGSEVRREQERTSIDWYFRMGFLYEGGFMSRMRGFVDPPDLMGFAAKGLFMSRTADERPVESIKGVGPLKAWKQFLEDNVSRPLECLLRPC
- the LOC116214610 gene encoding tafazzin isoform X1, producing MAAQLIDRGDLWKSKARSLQLRLRDRFRVAVDRHRPPMFGDGYFSATLQRWLQRYRDFRRESLPSSSSFYRKRVGKDFNAEEDSAILRMLQAVAVPVIGSVCHVFMHGLNSVQVYGAEKLHDALLNRPKGKPLLTVSNHVASVDDPFVIASVLPRNVLLDAQNLRWTLCATDRCFTNPVASAFFRCGKVLPVSRGDGIYQKGMDMAISKLNSGGWVHIFPEGSRSRDGGKTLGSPKRGVGRLVLDADNIPMVVPFVHMGMQDIMPIGAKIPGIGKTVIVLIGDPILFDDLLNIEESKRVPRGKLYDSVASRIGHRLQELKSQLDRLALEQSIQLCSRSVQNSERALGILQQIDWDSFGMGSHIFLKDEPSQSQESVFPRGSEVRREQERTSIDWYFRMGFLYEGGFMSRMRGFVDPPDLMGFAAKGLFMSRTADERPVESIKGVGPLKAWKQFLEDNVSRPLECLLRPC